One Balneola sp. DNA window includes the following coding sequences:
- a CDS encoding sodium:proton antiporter → MSNDFAQTKQKWKDPKTRRKIGVGAFIVLIIAGVYAGVNQVFPEQNGHYGFWSIMPPLVAIVLAFYTREVVSSLFIGICLGGVISGKLNIVQDFLIPSVGTESFALIIIVYLWALGGLIGIWTRTGGAEKFAVWASEKMVRGPQTAKFFTWMMGLIFHQGGTISTVLTGATVRPIADKHKVSHEELAYMVDSTASPAATLIPFNVWPFYVGGLIIGTLPLFETTQQSIAFFFSALPYNFYAIFAILITLTFAWDKFPFVPGKKMRAAIKRARSGNGLDREGASPMAADELTKNAVPEDYNPGLIDFFGPIGTLLGVAIIPYIITRFFMGMGENAVLLIAEAFILAVLAGFGIALAKGMKLQEVIDGFIDGCKGVTIGAIILALAVTLKEVADAVGTAPYVVDLVGDVIPAFLLPGLLMVLCMLIAFSTGTSWGTYAVVFPVAIPLAWAVVPDPFFLTLCFSAVIGGSVFGDQCSPISDTTILSSLATGCDLMDHVQTQFPLAILAGLLAVISYAGMVIFFV, encoded by the coding sequence ATGAGTAACGATTTCGCGCAAACCAAGCAGAAATGGAAAGACCCTAAAACCCGCCGTAAGATTGGGGTTGGTGCTTTTATAGTATTAATCATCGCTGGGGTATATGCCGGAGTGAATCAGGTTTTTCCGGAACAAAATGGTCATTACGGGTTTTGGTCCATCATGCCGCCGCTGGTTGCAATCGTTTTAGCCTTTTATACCCGTGAGGTTGTCAGTTCACTCTTCATTGGAATTTGTTTGGGTGGGGTGATTTCAGGGAAGCTCAATATTGTACAGGATTTCTTAATACCGTCCGTAGGTACCGAAAGCTTTGCTTTAATTATCATCGTTTATTTGTGGGCTTTGGGTGGATTAATAGGAATCTGGACCCGAACTGGAGGAGCTGAAAAGTTCGCCGTTTGGGCCAGCGAAAAAATGGTTAGAGGACCTCAAACCGCAAAATTCTTCACCTGGATGATGGGACTCATCTTCCACCAAGGCGGAACTATAAGTACCGTTTTGACGGGAGCTACTGTTCGCCCTATTGCCGACAAACACAAAGTCTCGCACGAGGAATTGGCCTATATGGTTGACTCCACCGCCTCCCCGGCCGCAACGCTGATTCCCTTCAACGTGTGGCCATTTTATGTCGGCGGACTCATCATCGGCACGTTGCCACTTTTTGAAACCACTCAGCAAAGCATCGCTTTTTTCTTCTCAGCTCTCCCTTATAACTTCTATGCTATTTTTGCCATACTCATCACACTGACTTTCGCTTGGGATAAATTCCCTTTTGTGCCCGGAAAGAAAATGAGAGCTGCCATAAAGCGGGCTCGTTCAGGAAACGGGTTAGACCGCGAAGGTGCTTCCCCCATGGCCGCCGATGAGCTGACTAAAAATGCCGTTCCGGAAGATTATAATCCCGGATTGATAGACTTTTTTGGTCCCATTGGGACACTTTTAGGCGTCGCGATTATCCCATATATCATTACCCGCTTTTTTATGGGGATGGGCGAAAATGCCGTTTTACTGATTGCTGAAGCTTTTATTCTTGCTGTTTTAGCCGGATTCGGAATTGCTTTAGCCAAAGGCATGAAGCTTCAGGAAGTCATTGACGGATTTATAGATGGCTGTAAAGGAGTAACCATTGGTGCTATCATTCTTGCCTTGGCTGTAACCTTGAAAGAAGTAGCTGATGCGGTAGGTACTGCACCTTATGTGGTAGATCTGGTTGGGGATGTAATCCCGGCCTTCCTGCTTCCCGGCTTGTTGATGGTGCTTTGCATGCTGATCGCCTTTTCTACCGGAACGTCTTGGGGAACCTACGCTGTTGTCTTTCCCGTCGCTATTCCATTAGCCTGGGCTGTGGTTCCTGATCCATTTTTTCTCACGCTTTGTTTTTCTGCAGTGATTGGAGGTTCCGTGTTTGGTGATCAATGTTCTCCGATTTCGGATACCACCATTTTATCCTCACTGGCAACGGGGTGTGATTTGATGGATCATGTTCAAACCCAATTTCCTTTGGCCATATTAGCGGGTTTGTTAGCCGTTATTTCGTATGCCGGAATGGTGATTTTCTTTGTCTGA
- a CDS encoding dienelactone hydrolase: MKRFIPIAAILFLIGACGQNEKYNGNQVNVVGQEISYSTGETTMNGYIAQDENDFQQRPGILVVHEWWGHDEHARNSADKLAELGYVALAVDMYGNGKQATHPDDAMKFSNNVMSNFETAEARFNAALETLKNRGNVDSTKIGAIGYCFGGSVILAMANSGADLDGIAAFHAGLQLPVMPQEGVKSRVLVLNGADDPFVTEEQVANLTSGYEDINADYQYISYDGAVHAYTNPGADSLGQKFELPLAYNAEADSLSWEEMKTFFSETFADTEM; this comes from the coding sequence ATGAAAAGATTTATACCAATAGCAGCGATTCTATTTTTGATTGGAGCATGTGGGCAAAATGAAAAGTACAACGGAAACCAAGTCAATGTGGTGGGGCAGGAGATCAGCTACTCCACTGGTGAAACGACGATGAACGGGTACATTGCCCAGGATGAAAATGATTTTCAACAGCGACCGGGAATTTTGGTGGTTCACGAATGGTGGGGCCATGATGAGCATGCCCGAAACAGTGCCGACAAACTAGCGGAGCTGGGCTACGTAGCGCTCGCCGTAGATATGTATGGAAACGGTAAGCAAGCCACGCATCCGGATGATGCCATGAAGTTCTCCAACAACGTGATGAGTAATTTCGAAACCGCCGAGGCTCGCTTCAATGCCGCCTTGGAAACCCTCAAAAACCGGGGCAATGTTGATTCCACCAAAATCGGTGCCATAGGATACTGCTTTGGCGGAAGCGTGATTCTGGCCATGGCTAACTCCGGTGCTGATCTGGACGGTATCGCTGCTTTCCATGCGGGCCTTCAGCTTCCGGTGATGCCTCAGGAAGGGGTGAAATCCCGAGTGCTGGTCCTTAACGGCGCAGACGATCCGTTTGTAACGGAAGAGCAAGTAGCCAACCTCACCAGCGGATACGAAGACATTAACGCCGATTATCAATATATCAGCTATGACGGAGCAGTTCACGCCTACACCAATCCCGGTGCGGATTCACTAGGTCAGAAGTTCGAACTCCCCCTCGCTTACAATGCCGAGGCCGACAGCCTTTCCTGGGAAGAGATGAAGACTTTCTTCAGCGAAACTTTTGCTGACACGGAAATGTGA
- a CDS encoding DNA (cytosine-5-)-methyltransferase — MENKFSTLREKAGLSIEDVANITDYSKRQVYRWENGKSKPKKPIFDELIRIAENGTTYRANGKTEFTFIDLFAGIGGMRRAFEGVGGKCVFTSEWNKYSRQTYSANYELDHAIAGDITKIKEEDIPEHDLLLAGFPCQPFSIAGVSKKNSLGTPHGFEDKTQGTLFFDIARILKHHQPSAILLENVKNLVSHDGGKTFQVIKDTLTELGYYFDTRVIDAKSYLPQHRERIFIAGFRTDMDFNFDELNIPSTDTGPKLESILHPQNGSQEEEPPYTIGEKATVNDKYTLSDKLWNYLQDYAEKHRKRGNGFGFGLVGPNDTSRTLSARYYKDGSEILLKQKGKNPRRLTPRECSRLMGFDRPTENGFIIPVSDTQAYQQFGNAVAVPVVEDIAKFMSPFIVEEKKHSGQIFIFSGTDDKRYAYDG; from the coding sequence ATGGAAAACAAGTTCAGTACTTTAAGAGAAAAAGCGGGTTTGTCAATTGAAGATGTTGCTAATATTACTGACTATAGTAAAAGGCAGGTATATAGGTGGGAGAATGGAAAATCTAAGCCAAAAAAGCCCATCTTTGACGAACTAATAAGGATAGCTGAAAATGGGACTACTTATAGAGCAAATGGTAAAACAGAATTTACCTTTATAGATCTTTTTGCTGGTATTGGTGGTATGAGAAGAGCCTTTGAAGGGGTAGGTGGTAAATGTGTTTTTACAAGTGAATGGAACAAATATTCCAGACAAACTTACTCTGCCAATTACGAATTAGATCATGCTATAGCCGGTGATATAACCAAGATTAAAGAAGAAGACATCCCTGAACATGACTTATTACTTGCTGGTTTTCCTTGCCAGCCATTTTCAATAGCGGGTGTTTCAAAGAAAAACTCTTTAGGTACTCCGCATGGATTTGAAGATAAGACTCAAGGAACTCTATTCTTTGATATTGCAAGAATATTAAAGCATCACCAACCTTCTGCAATCCTGTTAGAAAATGTTAAGAACCTAGTAAGTCATGATGGAGGAAAAACATTTCAAGTCATAAAAGATACTTTAACGGAGTTAGGATACTATTTTGATACCCGAGTTATAGATGCTAAATCGTACTTACCGCAACATAGGGAAAGAATATTTATAGCAGGGTTTCGAACTGATATGGACTTTAATTTCGATGAATTGAACATTCCTTCTACAGATACTGGTCCAAAGCTAGAATCTATTTTACATCCCCAAAACGGATCACAGGAAGAAGAACCACCATATACAATTGGAGAAAAAGCTACGGTTAATGATAAATATACATTAAGTGATAAACTGTGGAATTATCTTCAAGATTATGCTGAGAAGCATAGAAAGAGAGGTAATGGTTTTGGTTTTGGTTTGGTAGGTCCTAATGACACATCTAGAACTCTTTCAGCTCGATATTATAAAGATGGTTCAGAAATACTTTTGAAACAAAAAGGAAAAAATCCAAGAAGACTTACTCCAAGAGAATGTTCCAGATTGATGGGTTTTGATAGACCAACTGAAAATGGTTTTATTATCCCTGTTTCTGATACTCAGGCTTACCAGCAATTTGGTAATGCTGTTGCTGTCCCTGTTGTAGAAGATATTGCAAAATTCATGAGTCCCTTCATTGTTGAAGAAAAAAAGCATTCAGGTCAAATATTTATCTTTTCTGGTACAGATGATAAGCGATATGCTTACGATGGCTAA
- a CDS encoding DeoR family transcriptional regulator yields the protein MNAKDLECFFETRPAINKSAFCKEVGISRQYLNMILNGERPLTDETIYKMTEILKKYGY from the coding sequence ATGAATGCCAAAGACCTTGAATGCTTTTTCGAAACCCGACCAGCTATAAACAAGTCAGCTTTTTGTAAGGAAGTGGGAATTTCCCGTCAGTATTTAAATATGATCTTGAATGGGGAACGACCTTTAACGGATGAGACCATTTATAAAATGACAGAAATTCTAAAAAAATATGGATACTAA
- a CDS encoding restriction endonuclease, whose product MNRGQLSNYFTSIAVKRLSNVEANLETSNQHEFNGVAQLKKIFGQERVKVSSKFLYLTDENSLIESGFLTWYDARENHPTRSEYRLYFPTNDVTKVAQSSDLLILLKLKDDTFVTIICASESTIESQLIWLFGLSGELDNFDTKVFEDQTDEELSFASKLIIEELGIETVSGNENYLDLILEKFGEEFPSTYEFSSFARSTLPDVSSLDDPDKALVTWIEREELLFKTLEEFKVNKKLEAGFDDVDNFIKYSLSVHNRRKSRIGYALEYHLAKIFDDYELNYAHGKITENRSKPDFIFPSIEDYKKESYPIECLTMLGVKSTCKDRWRQVLSEAARLSMKNLFTLEPSITVNQTDEMRANNLQLILPEDLHSTYDDLQLDYLMKLSEFINLTKEKQDNC is encoded by the coding sequence ATGAATCGGGGACAACTATCCAATTATTTTACAAGTATTGCAGTAAAAAGACTTAGTAATGTTGAGGCTAATCTTGAGACATCCAATCAGCATGAATTTAATGGTGTTGCGCAACTCAAGAAAATATTTGGTCAAGAAAGGGTTAAGGTTAGCTCAAAGTTTTTATATCTGACTGACGAAAATAGTTTAATTGAAAGTGGTTTTTTGACGTGGTATGATGCCCGGGAAAATCACCCAACGCGTTCTGAATACAGGCTTTACTTTCCGACTAATGATGTAACTAAGGTCGCCCAATCTAGTGACTTGTTAATCTTGTTAAAACTTAAAGATGATACTTTTGTTACGATTATTTGTGCTTCTGAAAGTACAATTGAAAGTCAATTAATTTGGTTATTTGGTCTATCTGGAGAGTTGGATAACTTTGATACCAAGGTTTTTGAAGATCAAACAGACGAAGAGTTATCCTTTGCCTCAAAATTAATAATTGAAGAGTTAGGTATTGAAACAGTTAGTGGGAATGAAAATTACCTTGACTTAATACTTGAAAAATTTGGGGAAGAATTCCCATCAACCTATGAGTTTTCAAGTTTTGCTAGAAGTACTTTGCCAGATGTTTCTTCTTTAGATGATCCGGATAAAGCTTTAGTAACTTGGATAGAGAGAGAAGAGTTACTATTTAAAACTTTAGAGGAGTTCAAAGTCAATAAAAAATTAGAAGCAGGTTTTGACGATGTTGACAACTTTATAAAGTATTCATTAAGTGTTCATAACAGAAGGAAGTCAAGAATTGGGTATGCTTTAGAATATCACTTAGCCAAAATATTTGACGATTATGAATTGAATTATGCTCATGGGAAGATCACAGAAAATCGTTCCAAACCTGATTTTATTTTCCCAAGTATAGAAGATTATAAAAAGGAATCTTACCCAATAGAATGTTTAACAATGTTAGGTGTAAAGTCGACTTGTAAAGACAGGTGGCGTCAAGTATTGTCAGAAGCAGCGAGATTGTCAATGAAAAACCTGTTTACACTTGAACCCAGTATTACCGTAAACCAAACTGATGAAATGAGGGCAAATAATTTACAACTAATTCTGCCGGAAGATTTACACTCAACATATGATGATTTGCAATTAGATTACTTAATGAAATTATCCGAGTTTATTAATTTGACTAAGGAAAAGCAGGACAATTGTTGA
- a CDS encoding GxxExxY protein, translating into MIENELSKIIIGTSIEVHKELGPGLLESIYEEVLFFELEQRGLHVQRQVSVPLMYKEMRFDTAFRMDLLVNNRVVIELKAVESLAPVHYAQLLSYLKLSNKKLGLLINFNSKLLKDGIHRVVNNL; encoded by the coding sequence ATGATTGAAAATGAATTATCAAAAATTATAATCGGAACTTCCATAGAAGTGCATAAAGAACTTGGGCCGGGACTGCTTGAATCTATCTATGAAGAGGTTTTATTCTTTGAATTAGAACAAAGAGGGTTACACGTACAGAGGCAAGTTTCTGTCCCACTTATGTATAAAGAGATGCGGTTTGATACAGCATTTAGGATGGACCTGCTCGTAAATAATAGAGTGGTGATAGAGTTAAAAGCTGTGGAAAGTTTAGCGCCTGTACACTATGCTCAACTGCTTTCGTATTTGAAACTATCAAACAAAAAATTAGGCCTTCTAATCAACTTTAACAGTAAGTTGC